The following proteins come from a genomic window of Pseudomonas putida:
- a CDS encoding helix-turn-helix domain-containing protein, translating into MLHSHLTTLNAVSLILNVFQADGCEASALLAGSGIGPADLGHADARITTQQELQVCANAVARREDIGLELGQRMHVSCYGMLGYALLSSATLGDALRLALQYPALLGTVFKLRLLDDGQRVWFSASDYQDSPALSAFNAEFCLVSLKVICDDLLGRPLPLLGARFEHPRPGYHALYAGAFPCPIGFAAEDNAFAFERRWLDMPLPLADPITHKAMSERCRRLNLEFTGRQAWLGRIRQLLAQQLDAAPGLEGLARQMNCSSRTLRRHLQALGCSYQQLLDELRFERAKQLLADEQMPIYRIAETLGFSETASFRHAFQRWSGVAPSHFRG; encoded by the coding sequence ATGCTGCACAGCCACCTGACCACCCTCAACGCAGTTTCGCTGATTCTCAACGTCTTCCAGGCAGACGGTTGCGAGGCTTCAGCGCTGCTGGCCGGCAGCGGCATTGGCCCGGCAGACCTGGGGCATGCCGATGCGCGCATCACCACACAGCAGGAGTTGCAGGTTTGCGCCAATGCGGTGGCCCGACGCGAGGACATTGGCCTGGAGCTGGGCCAGCGCATGCATGTGTCGTGCTACGGCATGCTCGGTTACGCGCTGCTCTCCAGTGCCACTTTGGGTGACGCCTTACGCCTGGCGCTGCAATATCCGGCACTGCTGGGAACAGTCTTCAAGCTGCGCTTGCTCGACGACGGCCAACGTGTCTGGTTCAGCGCCAGCGATTACCAGGACAGCCCGGCGCTGAGCGCTTTCAACGCCGAGTTCTGCCTGGTGTCGCTGAAAGTCATCTGCGACGACCTGCTTGGCCGTCCGTTGCCGCTGCTTGGCGCACGCTTTGAACACCCTCGCCCTGGTTACCACGCGCTCTATGCCGGAGCGTTTCCATGCCCGATCGGTTTCGCCGCCGAGGACAATGCCTTTGCCTTCGAACGGCGATGGCTGGATATGCCGCTGCCGCTGGCCGACCCGATTACTCACAAAGCCATGAGCGAGCGCTGCCGGCGCCTGAACCTTGAATTCACCGGTCGCCAGGCATGGCTGGGACGGATTCGCCAGCTGCTGGCGCAGCAACTGGACGCAGCCCCTGGGCTGGAAGGGCTTGCGCGGCAGATGAACTGCTCGTCGCGCACCCTGCGTCGGCATTTGCAGGCGCTGGGCTGCAGTTATCAACAACTGCTGGACGAACTGAGGTTCGAGCGGGCCAAGCAGTTGCTGGCCGATGAACAGATGCCGATCTACCGGATTGCGGAGACTTTGGGGTTCAGTGAGACGGCCAGTTTTCGGCATGCCTTCCAGCGCTGGAGTGGCGTGGCGCCCAGCCATTTTCGTGGTTGA
- a CDS encoding histone deacetylase family protein, translating to MLTIYSDDHRLHHGRCELIDGKLMPCFEMPSRADHVLDQVKKRDLGDIQGPTDFGRAPLLRIHSADYLNFFEGAWARWAALGHEGDLLPFTWPARTLRQVKPTGLHGELGYYSFDAGAPITAGTWQAAYSAAQVALTAQAAIEQGAHAAFALCRPPGHHAAGEVMGGYCYLNNAAIAAQAFLDQGRSKVAILDVDYHHGNGTQDIFYSRDDVFFASIHGDPQDEFPFFLGYADETGEGAGEGYNINYPLPAGSDWAAWSAALEDACKRIASYDADVLVISLGVDTFKDDPISQFKLDSPDYLEMGKRIGQLGKPTLFVMEGGYAVEEIGINAVNVLEGFQRAQPGAR from the coding sequence ATGCTGACGATCTATTCCGATGACCACCGCCTGCACCACGGCCGCTGCGAGCTGATCGATGGCAAGCTGATGCCCTGTTTCGAAATGCCTTCGCGCGCCGACCATGTGCTCGACCAGGTGAAAAAACGCGACCTCGGCGATATCCAGGGCCCCACCGATTTCGGCCGTGCGCCGTTGCTGCGCATCCACAGCGCCGACTACCTGAATTTCTTCGAAGGCGCCTGGGCCCGCTGGGCTGCACTGGGCCACGAGGGTGACCTGCTGCCCTTCACCTGGCCGGCCCGCACACTGCGCCAGGTCAAACCGACCGGCCTGCATGGCGAACTGGGTTACTACAGCTTCGATGCCGGCGCCCCCATCACCGCGGGTACCTGGCAGGCGGCCTATAGTGCTGCGCAAGTTGCCCTGACCGCACAGGCAGCGATTGAGCAAGGCGCCCATGCGGCGTTCGCCCTGTGCCGTCCGCCAGGACACCACGCTGCCGGTGAAGTGATGGGCGGCTACTGCTACCTGAATAACGCCGCCATCGCCGCCCAGGCCTTCCTCGACCAAGGCCGAAGCAAGGTCGCCATCCTTGACGTCGACTACCACCACGGCAACGGCACCCAAGACATCTTCTACAGCCGCGACGACGTGTTCTTCGCTTCGATCCACGGCGACCCGCAGGACGAATTCCCGTTCTTCCTAGGCTATGCCGATGAAACCGGCGAAGGCGCAGGCGAGGGCTACAACATCAACTACCCCTTGCCGGCCGGTAGCGACTGGGCCGCCTGGAGCGCAGCCCTGGAAGATGCCTGCAAGCGCATCGCCAGCTATGACGCCGACGTGCTGGTCATCTCCCTGGGTGTGGACACCTTCAAGGACGACCCCATCTCGCAATTCAAGCTGGACAGCCCGGACTATCTGGAAATGGGCAAGCGCATCGGCCAACTCGGCAAGCCGACCCTGTTCGTGATGGAAGGCGGCTACGCTGTGGAAGAAATCGGCATCAACGCGGTCAATGTGCTGGAAGGCTTCCAGCGCGCCCAGCCAGGAGCCCGATAA
- a CDS encoding extracellular solute-binding protein has translation MVRLKRLLAPLIAATLSTGALHAQAEQRTLRVYNWFDYITPQTLTAFQKDSGVKLVYDIFDTNEALEAKLLTGNSGYDVVVPSNVFLAKQIEAGVFQPLDRSKLPNWKHLDPALMKLIEANDPGNKFAVPYMYGTVLIGFNPAKVKAALGDNAPVDSWDLIFKEENIAKLKQCGVALLDSPSEILPVALQYLGLPPNSDKPADYKKAEALMLKIRPHITYFHSSKYMADIANGDICVAVGYSGSFSQAANRAREANNGVVVDMRLPKEGAPIWFDMLAIPKGAANPEDAHTFINYLLRPEVIAPISDFVGYPNPNKDATDKVNPTIRNNPNLYPTAEAMAKLYTLKPLTRNAERARTRAWTRIKSGT, from the coding sequence ATGGTCCGACTCAAACGTCTGCTCGCCCCGCTCATCGCTGCCACCCTGTCCACGGGCGCCCTGCATGCGCAAGCCGAGCAGCGTACCCTGCGTGTATACAACTGGTTCGATTACATCACCCCGCAGACCTTGACTGCGTTCCAGAAGGACAGTGGCGTCAAGCTGGTGTACGACATCTTCGACACCAACGAGGCGCTGGAGGCCAAGCTGCTAACCGGTAACTCCGGTTATGACGTGGTAGTGCCGTCCAACGTGTTCCTCGCCAAACAGATCGAAGCCGGGGTGTTCCAACCGCTGGATCGCAGCAAGCTGCCGAATTGGAAACACCTGGACCCGGCGCTGATGAAGCTGATCGAAGCCAATGACCCGGGCAACAAGTTTGCCGTGCCGTATATGTACGGCACCGTGCTGATCGGCTTCAACCCGGCCAAGGTCAAGGCTGCACTCGGCGACAACGCGCCGGTGGACAGCTGGGACCTGATTTTCAAGGAAGAGAACATCGCCAAGCTCAAGCAGTGCGGCGTGGCCCTGCTCGACTCGCCGTCGGAGATTCTACCGGTGGCCCTGCAGTACCTGGGCTTGCCGCCGAACAGCGACAAACCGGCCGACTACAAGAAGGCCGAGGCGCTGATGCTGAAGATTCGTCCGCATATCACGTACTTCCACTCCTCGAAGTACATGGCAGATATCGCCAATGGCGACATCTGCGTGGCGGTGGGCTACAGCGGCAGCTTCTCGCAGGCTGCCAACCGCGCCCGCGAGGCGAACAACGGCGTGGTGGTGGACATGCGCCTGCCCAAGGAAGGCGCGCCAATCTGGTTCGACATGCTGGCGATTCCAAAGGGCGCAGCCAACCCGGAGGATGCGCATACCTTCATCAACTACCTGCTGCGGCCAGAGGTCATTGCGCCGATCAGCGACTTCGTCGGGTATCCGAACCCGAACAAGGATGCGACCGACAAGGTGAATCCGACGATTCGCAACAACCCCAACCTGTATCCGACAGCAGAGGCGATGGCCAAGCTGTATACCCTCAAGCCTTTGACACGAAATGCCGAACGGGCCAGGACCCGCGCCTGGACGCGGATAAAGTCCGGTACCTGA
- a CDS encoding aminotransferase class I/II-fold pyridoxal phosphate-dependent enzyme, with the protein MSESPLILPFDPAGIALDRRRGLSQQLYQALRARVLDGRLSSGTRLPATRDLAAMLALSRNSVVRAYDQLYAEGFIESRVGDGTYVSLLPKLSTEVSTGLSLCLSTGLSTFPEENTEDLSSERLFREPLQRLKSNHLPPPRSGAPRAFRVGIPAFDLFPFDVWAKLQAGFWRNPSPAQLGYGDPAGEPALRDLIAAYLRRSRGLNCTAEQIVITSGAQQAISLCAQLLLQSGDGVAVENPGYRAAAHAFTLAGGRVVGVPVDEDGLDCDRLEQLTDCRLTYVTPAHQYPTGVTMSLARRLALLAWAERSGGWIIEDDYDGEYRYSGAPLAPLAALDRHGRVLYVGTFGKIAFPALRLGYLVLPPSLVQAFSQGKALAVRHSEVSSQCVMAEFMARGHFQRHIRRMRKAALKRRDVLMAGWPVDIPGLGAMLEVAAGLHVKVDVDNFAREQELVAKAEAVGVEVTPLSNFWLADSEAPVDKRAGLVLGFAAVPEGEIAEALMKLRKVWRK; encoded by the coding sequence ATGAGTGAGTCCCCCCTCATACTGCCTTTCGACCCTGCCGGGATTGCCCTTGATCGCCGCCGCGGGCTTAGCCAGCAGCTGTATCAGGCGTTGCGAGCACGGGTACTGGATGGGCGTCTGAGCAGTGGTACGCGGCTGCCGGCCACGCGCGACCTGGCTGCCATGTTGGCGCTTTCACGCAACAGCGTGGTGCGCGCCTATGATCAGCTGTATGCCGAGGGCTTCATCGAAAGTCGGGTCGGCGATGGCACTTACGTTAGCCTACTGCCCAAACTGTCCACAGAAGTATCCACAGGGTTATCCCTATGCTTATCAACAGGTTTATCCACATTTCCTGAAGAAAATACTGAGGATTTATCCAGCGAGAGACTTTTCCGTGAGCCTCTGCAGCGCCTGAAAAGCAACCATTTACCACCTCCCAGAAGTGGCGCGCCGCGTGCATTTCGAGTCGGCATTCCGGCATTCGACCTGTTCCCGTTTGACGTATGGGCCAAGCTACAGGCGGGTTTCTGGCGCAACCCGTCCCCTGCGCAACTGGGCTATGGTGACCCGGCAGGTGAACCGGCTTTGCGCGATCTGATTGCGGCCTACTTACGCCGCTCGCGGGGGCTGAACTGCACAGCTGAACAAATTGTGATCACAAGCGGTGCGCAGCAGGCCATCAGCCTTTGTGCACAGTTGCTGCTGCAATCGGGCGACGGTGTGGCTGTGGAAAACCCAGGCTATCGGGCGGCCGCGCATGCCTTCACGCTCGCGGGGGGGCGGGTGGTTGGCGTACCTGTGGATGAAGACGGGCTGGACTGCGACCGGCTCGAACAGTTGACGGATTGTCGGCTGACCTATGTCACGCCTGCGCACCAATACCCGACCGGGGTGACCATGAGCCTTGCACGTCGCCTGGCATTGCTGGCCTGGGCTGAACGCAGTGGCGGCTGGATCATCGAGGACGACTACGACGGCGAGTATCGCTACAGCGGTGCCCCGCTGGCCCCGCTGGCGGCGCTCGACCGGCACGGGCGGGTGCTGTATGTCGGTACTTTCGGCAAGATAGCCTTCCCGGCGTTGCGTCTGGGCTACCTGGTGCTACCACCAAGTCTGGTGCAGGCGTTCAGCCAGGGCAAAGCGTTGGCGGTACGGCATTCGGAGGTCAGCAGCCAGTGCGTGATGGCCGAGTTCATGGCGCGAGGGCATTTTCAGCGGCATATCCGCCGCATGCGCAAGGCGGCGTTGAAGCGGCGCGATGTGCTCATGGCCGGTTGGCCTGTGGATATTCCGGGGTTGGGCGCAATGCTGGAAGTGGCGGCTGGGCTGCATGTGAAGGTCGATGTGGATAACTTTGCTCGGGAACAGGAGCTGGTGGCCAAGGCCGAGGCGGTGGGGGTGGAGGTGACGCCACTGAGCAATTTCTGGTTGGCGGACAGCGAGGCGCCTGTGGATAAACGGGCAGGCCTGGTGTTGGGCTTTGCTGCGGTGCCGGAGGGCGAGATAGCCGAGGCCTTGATGAAACTACGCAAAGTCTGGAGAAAATGA
- a CDS encoding FMN-binding negative transcriptional regulator: MYTSKPHQEHDLTRLHQHMLDTRLAVLISQGEQGLLATHLPVLVDTAEGVYGTVYAHLARANRQWQDLQQGAEALLVFPGADAYVSPSYYPSKADNPKVVPTWNYLAVHAYGPAEVIHEAEPLLAIVSRLTDRHEQGRSEPWKVTDAPADYIEGMLRAIVGIRLPIARLQGARKLSQNRSGQDVAGVREGLTASPDQLDKLLAAHMRQA; the protein is encoded by the coding sequence ATGTACACCAGTAAGCCCCACCAGGAACACGACCTCACCCGCCTGCACCAGCACATGCTAGACACCCGCCTGGCCGTTCTGATCAGCCAAGGCGAGCAGGGCCTTCTGGCCACGCACCTGCCGGTGCTGGTCGATACCGCCGAGGGCGTTTACGGCACTGTGTATGCTCACCTGGCCCGGGCCAACCGCCAATGGCAAGACCTGCAGCAAGGCGCAGAAGCGCTGCTGGTATTCCCCGGCGCCGATGCTTATGTCAGCCCCAGCTATTACCCAAGCAAGGCCGATAACCCCAAGGTGGTGCCGACCTGGAACTACCTGGCGGTGCACGCTTATGGCCCGGCCGAAGTCATCCATGAGGCCGAGCCGCTACTGGCTATCGTAAGCCGCCTGACCGACCGCCACGAACAGGGTCGCAGCGAACCATGGAAAGTCACCGATGCACCTGCCGACTACATCGAGGGCATGCTGCGTGCCATCGTCGGCATCCGACTGCCCATTGCGCGCCTTCAAGGTGCACGCAAGCTCAGCCAGAACCGCTCCGGGCAAGACGTCGCTGGCGTGCGCGAAGGCCTGACCGCCAGCCCCGATCAACTGGACAAACTACTCGCGGCGCACATGCGCCAAGCCTGA
- a CDS encoding GNAT family N-acetyltransferase, whose product MTSVTLRPVTAQDHAAWHALWQAYLHFYETKLADAISLSTWQRLLDPNEPTHSALAWVDGKAVGMVNFIYHRSNWSIENSCYLQDLYVDSTQRGLGIGRQLIEYVYTTAKADNCIKVHWLTHETNATAISLYQQVAERSGFIQFRKGL is encoded by the coding sequence ATGACCAGCGTTACTCTGCGCCCTGTCACTGCCCAGGATCATGCCGCCTGGCACGCCCTGTGGCAGGCCTACTTGCACTTCTACGAGACCAAACTGGCCGATGCCATCAGCCTGAGCACCTGGCAACGCTTGCTCGACCCCAACGAGCCAACCCATTCGGCACTGGCCTGGGTCGACGGCAAGGCGGTGGGGATGGTCAACTTCATCTACCATCGTTCCAACTGGAGCATCGAGAATTCCTGCTACCTGCAGGACCTGTATGTGGACAGCACGCAACGTGGCCTGGGCATTGGTCGACAGCTGATCGAGTACGTCTACACCACTGCCAAGGCCGACAACTGCATCAAGGTGCACTGGCTGACCCACGAAACCAACGCCACTGCCATCAGCCTGTACCAGCAGGTTGCAGAGCGGTCGGGTTTCATCCAATTCCGCAAAGGCTTGTAG
- a CDS encoding GNAT family N-acetyltransferase, translated as MTDALNWKPAATPKAEPIEGRFIRLEKLDAERHGEDLWEVLQGPASDPVLWDYLPYGPFAERAAFDRWLEGNAAGLDPLFYTVIDRASGQAQGILSLMSIVPDHGRIEIGHIAFGAAMQRTPKGTEAVYLLGKLGFELGNRRLEWKCNNANARSKRAAERFGFVYEGVFRKHLVVKDHNRDTAWYSITDDEWPAVAAGFERWLSEENQQPGGQVDSLEVCRKG; from the coding sequence ATGACAGACGCATTGAACTGGAAACCCGCCGCCACCCCCAAGGCCGAACCAATTGAAGGTCGCTTCATCCGCCTGGAGAAGCTCGATGCAGAGCGCCATGGCGAAGACCTCTGGGAGGTGCTGCAGGGGCCGGCCTCCGATCCGGTGCTGTGGGACTACTTGCCCTACGGCCCGTTCGCCGAACGTGCCGCCTTTGACCGCTGGCTGGAAGGCAATGCTGCTGGCCTCGACCCGCTTTTCTATACCGTCATCGACCGCGCCAGTGGCCAGGCCCAAGGCATTCTCAGCCTGATGTCGATCGTGCCTGACCACGGCCGAATAGAGATCGGGCACATCGCCTTCGGCGCCGCCATGCAGCGCACGCCCAAGGGTACCGAGGCGGTGTATCTGCTGGGCAAGCTGGGCTTCGAGCTGGGTAATCGACGACTGGAGTGGAAGTGCAATAACGCCAATGCCCGCTCCAAACGCGCGGCAGAACGATTCGGCTTCGTCTACGAAGGGGTGTTCCGCAAGCACCTGGTGGTCAAGGACCATAACCGCGATACGGCTTGGTACTCGATTACCGATGATGAATGGCCGGCGGTAGCTGCCGGGTTTGAGCGATGGCTGAGCGAGGAGAACCAGCAGCCGGGTGGCCAGGTGGATAGCCTTGAGGTGTGCCGCAAAGGTTGA
- the oadA gene encoding sodium-extruding oxaloacetate decarboxylase subunit alpha, with product MSKKIHVTDTILRDAHQSLLATRMRTEDMLPICDKLDKVGYWSLEVWGGATFDACVRFLKEDPWERLRKLRAALPNTRLQMLLRGQNLLGYRHYSDDVVKAFVAKAAVNGIDVFRIFDAMNDVRNLRVAIEAVKAAGKHAQGTIAYTTSPVHTIEAFVKQAKQMEAMGCDSVAIKDMAGLLTPFATGELVKALKAEQSLPVFIHSHDTAGLAAMCQLKAVENGADHIDTAISSFAWGTSHPGTESMVAALKGSEFDTGLDLELLQEIGLYFYGVRKKYHQFESEFTTVDTRVQVNQVPGGMISNLANQLKEQGALNRMNEVLAEIPRVREDLGFPPLVTPTSQIVGTQAFFNVLAGERYKTITNEVKLYLQGGYGKAPGVVNEQLRRQAIGSEEVIDVRPADLLKPEMAKLRSDIGALARCEEDVLTFAMFPDIGRKFLEEREAGTLTPEVLLPIPEAGAVAAPGGEGVPTEFVIDVHGETYRVDITGVGVKAEGKRHFYLSIDGMPEEVVFEPLNEFVSGGGSKRKQATDPGHVSTTMPGNIVDVLVKEGDMVKAGQAVLITEAMKMETEVQAAIAGKIVAIHVAKGDRVTPGEILIEIEG from the coding sequence ATGTCCAAGAAAATTCACGTAACCGACACGATCCTGCGCGACGCTCACCAGTCCCTGCTGGCCACCCGCATGCGTACCGAAGACATGCTGCCGATCTGCGACAAGCTCGACAAGGTTGGCTACTGGTCGCTGGAAGTCTGGGGTGGTGCCACCTTCGACGCCTGCGTGCGCTTCCTCAAGGAAGACCCGTGGGAGCGCCTGCGCAAGCTGCGTGCAGCGCTGCCCAACACCCGCCTGCAAATGCTGCTTCGCGGTCAGAACCTGTTGGGCTACCGCCACTACAGCGACGACGTGGTCAAGGCCTTCGTCGCCAAGGCTGCGGTTAACGGCATTGATGTGTTCCGCATTTTCGACGCCATGAACGACGTGCGTAACCTGCGCGTGGCCATCGAAGCGGTCAAGGCCGCCGGCAAGCACGCCCAGGGCACCATCGCTTACACCACCAGCCCGGTACACACCATCGAAGCCTTCGTGAAGCAGGCCAAGCAGATGGAAGCCATGGGTTGCGACTCGGTGGCGATCAAGGACATGGCTGGCCTGCTGACCCCGTTCGCCACTGGCGAGTTGGTCAAGGCGCTGAAGGCTGAACAGTCGCTGCCGGTGTTCATCCACTCCCACGATACCGCCGGTCTGGCTGCCATGTGCCAGCTCAAGGCCGTGGAAAATGGCGCCGACCACATCGACACCGCCATCTCCAGCTTCGCTTGGGGCACCAGCCACCCGGGTACCGAGTCGATGGTTGCTGCACTCAAGGGCAGCGAATTCGACACCGGCCTGGACCTGGAGCTTCTGCAGGAAATCGGGTTGTACTTCTATGGCGTGCGCAAGAAGTATCACCAGTTCGAAAGCGAGTTCACAACGGTGGACACCCGCGTGCAGGTCAACCAGGTACCGGGCGGCATGATTTCCAACCTGGCCAACCAGCTCAAGGAGCAGGGCGCCCTTAACCGCATGAACGAAGTGCTGGCCGAGATCCCGCGTGTTCGTGAAGACCTCGGCTTCCCGCCGCTGGTCACCCCGACCTCGCAGATCGTCGGCACCCAGGCCTTCTTCAACGTGCTGGCGGGTGAGCGCTACAAGACCATCACCAATGAGGTGAAGCTGTACCTGCAAGGTGGTTATGGCAAGGCCCCGGGTGTGGTCAACGAACAACTGCGTCGCCAGGCTATCGGCAGCGAAGAAGTGATCGATGTGCGCCCGGCTGACCTGCTGAAGCCGGAAATGGCCAAGTTGCGTAGCGACATCGGTGCCCTGGCCCGTTGCGAAGAGGACGTGCTGACCTTCGCCATGTTCCCGGACATTGGCCGCAAGTTCCTCGAAGAACGCGAAGCTGGCACGCTGACGCCTGAAGTTCTGCTGCCGATTCCGGAAGCCGGTGCCGTGGCTGCCCCAGGTGGTGAAGGCGTGCCGACCGAGTTCGTCATCGACGTTCACGGCGAAACCTACCGCGTCGACATCACCGGTGTGGGCGTTAAGGCCGAAGGCAAGCGTCACTTCTACCTGTCGATCGACGGCATGCCGGAAGAAGTGGTATTCGAGCCGCTCAACGAGTTCGTCAGCGGTGGCGGTAGCAAGCGCAAACAAGCTACTGACCCTGGCCACGTAAGCACCACCATGCCAGGGAACATCGTTGATGTGCTGGTCAAGGAAGGTGACATGGTCAAGGCCGGCCAGGCGGTCTTGATCACCGAAGCCATGAAGATGGAAACCGAAGTGCAGGCAGCCATCGCCGGCAAGATCGTGGCCATCCATGTGGCCAAGGGTGATCGCGTGACGCCGGGTGAGATCCTGATCGAGATCGAAGGCTGA
- a CDS encoding acetyl-CoA carboxylase biotin carboxylase subunit, whose amino-acid sequence MIKKILIANRGEIAVRIVRACAEMGIRSVAIFSDADRHALHVKRADEAHSIGAEPLAGYLNPRKLVNLAVETGCDALHPGYGFLSENAELAEICAERGIKFIGPAADVIRRMGDKTEARRTMIAAGVPVTPGTEGNVADIHEALSEGDRIGYPVMLKATSGGGGRGIRRCNSREELEQNFPRVISEATKAFGSAEVFLEKCIVNPKHIEAQILGDSFGNVVHLFERDCSIQRRNQKLIEIAPSPQLTPEQRAYIGDLAVRAAKAVNYENAGTVEFLLADGEVYFMEMNTRVQVEHTITEEITGIDIVREQIRIASGLPLSVKQEDIQHRGYALQFRINAEDPKNNFLPSFGKITRYYAPGGPGVRTDTAIYTGYTIPPFYDSMCLKLVVWALTWEEAMDRGLRALDDMRVQGVKTTAAYYQEILRNPEFRSGQFNTSFVESHPELTNYSIKRKPEELALAIAAAIAAHAGL is encoded by the coding sequence GTGATAAAAAAAATCCTGATCGCCAACCGAGGTGAAATCGCAGTTCGGATCGTGCGTGCTTGCGCCGAGATGGGCATTCGCTCGGTAGCGATCTTTTCCGACGCCGACCGGCATGCCTTGCACGTCAAGCGCGCTGACGAAGCCCACAGCATCGGTGCCGAGCCGCTGGCCGGTTACCTGAACCCGCGCAAGCTGGTGAACCTGGCTGTGGAAACCGGCTGTGATGCCCTGCACCCGGGCTATGGTTTCCTTTCGGAAAACGCCGAACTGGCAGAGATTTGCGCCGAGCGCGGGATCAAGTTCATTGGCCCGGCCGCCGACGTGATCCGCCGTATGGGCGACAAGACCGAAGCGCGCCGCACCATGATTGCCGCCGGTGTGCCGGTAACCCCGGGCACCGAAGGCAACGTTGCCGATATTCATGAAGCCCTGAGCGAAGGTGACCGCATCGGTTATCCGGTGATGCTCAAGGCCACCTCCGGTGGTGGCGGCCGCGGTATTCGCCGCTGCAATAGCCGTGAAGAACTGGAACAGAACTTCCCGCGGGTAATTTCCGAGGCGACCAAGGCCTTTGGTTCGGCCGAAGTGTTCCTGGAGAAGTGCATCGTCAACCCAAAGCACATCGAGGCGCAAATTCTCGGTGACAGCTTCGGCAACGTAGTGCACCTGTTCGAGCGCGACTGCTCTATCCAGCGCCGTAACCAGAAGCTCATCGAAATTGCCCCGAGCCCACAGCTCACTCCCGAGCAGCGAGCCTACATCGGCGACCTGGCGGTGCGTGCGGCCAAAGCGGTGAATTACGAGAACGCCGGTACTGTGGAGTTCCTGCTCGCCGATGGCGAAGTGTACTTCATGGAAATGAACACCCGGGTGCAGGTGGAACACACCATTACCGAGGAAATCACCGGGATCGACATCGTTCGCGAGCAGATCCGCATTGCCTCGGGGCTGCCACTGTCGGTCAAGCAGGAAGATATTCAGCACCGTGGCTACGCTTTGCAGTTCCGTATCAATGCTGAAGACCCGAAAAACAACTTCCTGCCCAGCTTCGGCAAGATCACCCGTTACTATGCCCCCGGCGGCCCAGGCGTGCGTACCGACACGGCGATCTACACCGGCTATACCATTCCGCCGTTCTACGACTCCATGTGCCTGAAACTGGTGGTGTGGGCGTTGACCTGGGAAGAAGCCATGGACCGCGGCCTGCGGGCCCTGGACGACATGCGCGTGCAAGGGGTGAAGACCACCGCCGCGTACTACCAGGAAATCCTGCGCAATCCGGAATTCCGTAGCGGCCAGTTCAATACCAGCTTCGTCGAAAGCCACCCTGAATTGACCAACTACTCGATCAAGCGCAAACCCGAAGAGCTGGCCCTGGCCATCGCTGCCGCCATCGCCGCCCACGCAGGCCTGTGA
- a CDS encoding LysR family transcriptional regulator yields MRKSLMRMTLRQLQIFNEVCDLRSYSRAAEEMALTQPAVSLQIRQLEELIGQPLFEYVGKKLYLTEAAEALQRASHDIFGRLESLDMQLSDMQGSLQGQLKLAIESSAKYFVPHLFAAFKQRHPEVNLTLTVVNRAQAIRRLSDNRDDLIIMSMVPQDMGLEFLPFLNNPIVAVAPPNHPLCKLEQLRMQDLEPHTLLVREQGSGTRKACEEYFKDKRVHFAQTLEVASADAQRECVIAGLGIALLTRHAVNLELATGVLKELPVEELPLYRSWCVVQAKAKRQSPVALAFLAFIRGERALISALVERFSGKLPPMTAIP; encoded by the coding sequence ATGCGTAAGTCCTTGATGCGTATGACATTGCGTCAACTCCAGATCTTCAATGAGGTGTGCGATTTGCGCTCGTACAGCCGTGCTGCGGAGGAGATGGCGCTGACGCAACCCGCCGTTAGTCTACAGATTCGCCAGCTCGAAGAGCTGATCGGCCAGCCACTGTTCGAGTACGTGGGCAAGAAGCTATACCTGACCGAGGCGGCCGAGGCCCTTCAGCGCGCCAGCCACGATATCTTCGGGCGCCTGGAAAGCCTGGACATGCAGCTGTCGGACATGCAGGGCTCATTGCAGGGTCAGTTGAAACTGGCGATCGAGTCCAGTGCCAAGTACTTCGTGCCACACCTGTTCGCCGCCTTCAAGCAGCGTCACCCGGAGGTCAACCTGACCCTGACGGTAGTCAACCGTGCCCAAGCCATCCGCCGCCTTTCCGATAACCGCGACGACCTGATCATCATGTCGATGGTGCCGCAAGACATGGGCCTGGAGTTTCTGCCGTTCCTCAACAACCCGATCGTTGCGGTTGCCCCGCCGAACCACCCGCTGTGCAAGCTGGAGCAGTTGCGCATGCAGGACCTGGAGCCTCATACCCTGTTAGTCCGCGAGCAGGGTTCGGGAACACGCAAGGCGTGCGAAGAGTACTTCAAGGACAAGCGCGTGCATTTCGCCCAGACGCTTGAGGTAGCCTCGGCCGATGCCCAGCGCGAATGCGTGATCGCCGGCTTGGGGATCGCCCTGCTGACCCGTCACGCAGTCAACCTGGAACTGGCCACCGGTGTGCTGAAGGAATTACCGGTCGAGGAACTGCCGCTGTACCGTAGCTGGTGCGTGGTGCAGGCCAAGGCCAAGCGGCAGTCGCCGGTGGCCTTGGCGTTCCTGGCATTCATCCGCGGCGAACGTGCGTTGATCAGCGCGCTTGTTGAACGTTTTTCGGGGAAGTTGCCGCCGATGACTGCCATACCGTGA